The proteins below are encoded in one region of Alkalinema sp. FACHB-956:
- the ugpC gene encoding sn-glycerol-3-phosphate ABC transporter ATP-binding protein UgpC, with protein MATVRLENLVRHFPGGSQVGEVSFTIPDGQFWVLVGPSGCGKSTILRMLAGLETPTGGDLYIADRRVNDVPARQRDVAMVFQNYALYPHMTVRENLSFGLKMRQVDPATMQSRVQEVAEILDITALLDRKPKQLSGGQQQRVALGRAIARNPQLFLLDEPLSNLDAQLRDDTRTELKRLHQTLGITTVYVTHDQTEAMTLADQIVVLDRGQVQQIGDPQTIYNQPANRMVATFLGSPPMNILSAQYWGDRWQVEGQSFTLGELGQSPALPETLRSGQTYDLGIRPEYLAINATNPHVYATIEVIEPLGRETLVRVRVGNLALMLIVPIGQSLQVGDRLPITLDPNQLFIFDPETGDRIYPAA; from the coding sequence ATGGCAACGGTACGCCTAGAAAACTTAGTTCGTCACTTTCCGGGCGGATCGCAGGTGGGAGAAGTCAGTTTTACCATCCCCGATGGGCAGTTTTGGGTCTTGGTGGGGCCTTCGGGTTGCGGCAAGTCTACGATTTTGCGAATGCTAGCGGGATTGGAAACACCAACGGGAGGAGATCTGTATATCGCCGATCGACGGGTCAATGACGTTCCGGCTCGGCAGCGGGATGTGGCGATGGTCTTCCAAAACTATGCCCTCTATCCCCACATGACCGTGCGGGAGAATTTGTCCTTTGGCCTCAAAATGCGTCAAGTTGACCCCGCGACGATGCAAAGCCGCGTGCAGGAAGTGGCGGAAATTCTGGATATTACAGCATTACTCGATCGCAAGCCGAAACAACTCTCCGGTGGGCAGCAGCAGCGGGTCGCATTAGGTCGAGCGATCGCGCGCAATCCCCAGCTATTTTTATTAGATGAGCCGTTGTCGAATCTGGATGCGCAGTTACGGGATGACACCCGCACAGAACTCAAACGGTTGCACCAAACCCTAGGCATTACAACGGTATACGTCACCCACGACCAAACGGAGGCGATGACGCTGGCGGATCAAATTGTCGTGCTCGATCGCGGGCAAGTCCAGCAAATTGGCGATCCACAAACGATCTACAACCAACCCGCCAATCGCATGGTGGCGACCTTTCTGGGGAGTCCCCCGATGAATATTTTGTCCGCTCAGTATTGGGGCGATCGTTGGCAGGTGGAGGGGCAATCGTTCACGCTGGGGGAACTTGGACAATCGCCAGCACTGCCGGAAACGTTGCGATCGGGACAGACCTACGATCTAGGCATTCGGCCAGAATATCTCGCAATCAATGCGACAAATCCCCATGTCTACGCCACGATCGAAGTGATTGAGCCCCTGGGTCGGGAAACCTTGGTGCGGGTGCGGGTGGGCAATCTTGCATTGATGTTGATTGTACCGATCGGTCAGTCCCTGCAAGTGGGCGATCGCTTACCCATTACCCTCGATCCCAATCAACTCTTTATCTTTGACCCCGAAACGGGCGATCGAATTTACCCAGCGGCATAA
- a CDS encoding CAP domain-containing protein, translating into MIRPLSVGVAGVLLAMGTSLGAAAQARSMTTVAPAPQASTTITPTLQADLASLLDAQQPVRIAQAAPAPTTAALEQAVLNKINAYRKSQGLAPLTLDSRITAQARLHSQDMANNRVPFGHQGFDQRLKVIGAAIPWSGSAENVAWNQGAADPVDKAVQGWLNSPGHLRNIRGDFNLTGIGVVRNAQGRIYFTQIFIKQSSQKPVPGTSPTTPPPGASIEVLEKAVFDQINAYRRSQGLAPFLLDSRITAQSRLHSQNMASNKVPFGHDGFSQRTQAIGKVIPWSSTGENVAWNQGYTDPVTAAVQGWLKSPGHLRNIRGDFNLTGIGVAKNAQGRIYFTQIFIKKR; encoded by the coding sequence ATGATTAGACCTCTTTCTGTTGGCGTGGCAGGTGTTTTATTAGCAATGGGTACATCTCTGGGCGCAGCTGCTCAGGCCCGATCTATGACAACGGTGGCTCCTGCGCCCCAGGCATCAACGACGATCACTCCCACATTACAGGCTGACCTAGCCTCTTTGCTGGATGCACAGCAACCAGTTCGCATTGCTCAAGCGGCCCCTGCGCCCACAACTGCTGCTTTGGAGCAAGCCGTTTTGAATAAAATCAATGCCTATCGTAAAAGTCAGGGGTTGGCTCCGTTAACGCTTGATAGCCGGATTACGGCGCAGGCCCGTCTCCACAGCCAAGATATGGCAAATAATCGCGTTCCCTTTGGCCACCAGGGCTTTGACCAGCGGCTTAAGGTGATTGGGGCGGCGATTCCTTGGAGTGGTTCCGCTGAAAACGTCGCTTGGAACCAAGGTGCGGCTGATCCGGTGGATAAAGCGGTGCAGGGTTGGCTGAACAGTCCTGGGCACCTGCGGAACATTCGCGGGGATTTTAATCTCACGGGCATTGGTGTGGTTAGAAATGCGCAAGGCCGGATTTACTTCACTCAAATCTTTATTAAGCAATCGTCCCAGAAGCCAGTTCCTGGAACCAGTCCCACGACTCCTCCCCCCGGTGCCTCGATCGAAGTGTTGGAGAAAGCCGTCTTTGATCAGATCAATGCCTATCGCCGCAGCCAGGGCTTAGCTCCGTTCCTGCTCGATAGTCGGATTACGGCGCAGTCCCGTCTCCATAGCCAGAATATGGCGAGCAATAAGGTACCCTTTGGCCACGATGGATTCTCCCAACGAACCCAGGCCATTGGCAAGGTGATTCCTTGGAGCAGTACTGGCGAAAACGTTGCCTGGAATCAAGGCTATACCGATCCAGTAACGGCAGCGGTTCAGGGTTGGCTGAAGAGTCCCGGCCATCTGCGCAATATTCGTGGTGACTTTAATCTCACGGGCATTGGCGTAGCTAAAAATGCTCAAGGCCGGATTTACTTCACCCAGATTTTCATTAAAAAGCGCTAG
- a CDS encoding CAP domain-containing protein translates to MIRPLSVGVAGVLLTVGTSLGVAAHARSTATVAPAPQASTTITPTLQADMASLVEAQQPLRIAQTTSTAPTTASLEQAVFNQINAYRKSQGLAPLVLNSTITTQARIHSQNMANKTVPFGHQGFDQRVKAIGTVIPWSGAAENVAYNYGYSDPATQAVQGWLKSSGHLRNIRGNFDLTGIGVSRNAKGEIYFTQIFIKKR, encoded by the coding sequence ATGATTAGACCTCTTTCCGTTGGCGTGGCAGGTGTTTTACTGACAGTGGGCACATCCCTGGGTGTAGCGGCCCATGCCCGATCGACTGCAACGGTGGCTCCCGCGCCCCAGGCATCAACGACGATCACTCCCACATTACAAGCTGATATGGCTTCTTTAGTGGAAGCCCAACAGCCCCTCCGCATTGCTCAGACGACTTCAACTGCGCCCACGACGGCCTCTTTGGAGCAAGCGGTATTCAATCAAATTAACGCCTATCGTAAGAGCCAAGGGTTGGCTCCTTTAGTACTCAACAGTACGATTACAACCCAGGCCCGCATCCATAGCCAAAATATGGCCAATAAAACCGTTCCCTTCGGCCACCAAGGGTTTGATCAACGGGTGAAGGCGATCGGTACGGTGATTCCTTGGAGTGGTGCGGCTGAAAACGTGGCTTACAACTATGGCTATTCAGATCCGGCAACGCAAGCGGTACAAGGCTGGCTCAAGAGTTCGGGCCACTTGCGGAACATTCGCGGTAACTTTGATCTCACTGGCATTGGGGTGAGCCGTAATGCGAAAGGGGAAATCTACTTCACCCAGATTTTCATTAAGAAGCGCTAA